One Niabella beijingensis DNA window includes the following coding sequences:
- a CDS encoding nucleoside recognition domain-containing protein, with translation MALSRIWSAFIIVAILVAAFKCFFLGETQLFSYMISGKASDPANPLKLDGVIETCWVAVEICLKLIGVLCLFMGFMSIAEKAGGIRFLSKIIGPFFSKIFPDVPKDHPAMGHMVMNFSANFLGLDNAATPFGLKAMESLQELNPNKDVASNAQIMFLCLHAAGFNLIPVSVIAIRAAQNASDPTDVFIPCMIVTFVGTLVALIIVSLRQKVNLFQPVILVWLLGISAVVVALVLYVSSLNATSIQSFSGMLSSGLILLVFILIILGGVYKKIDVFSAFIDGARGGFDTAIRIIPYILGVLVAVSMLRTSGTFDMVINGIKYVFHAMGADTRFVDALPTALIRPLSGGAARGMMVSTMTTFGPDSFASKLSGVFQGAADTTFYVVAVYFGAVGIKNTRYSIGTMLLADLAGVLTAIGISYLFFT, from the coding sequence ATGGCATTGAGCAGGATCTGGTCGGCATTTATCATTGTAGCCATTCTGGTGGCAGCGTTCAAATGCTTTTTTCTGGGAGAAACACAGCTTTTCAGCTATATGATCAGCGGCAAGGCCAGCGACCCGGCCAATCCTTTAAAACTGGACGGAGTTATCGAGACCTGCTGGGTAGCCGTAGAGATCTGTCTGAAGCTCATCGGGGTGCTTTGCCTTTTCATGGGTTTTATGAGTATTGCAGAGAAAGCAGGAGGCATCCGCTTTTTATCGAAGATCATTGGCCCCTTTTTTTCTAAAATATTTCCGGATGTGCCAAAGGATCACCCGGCTATGGGACATATGGTGATGAATTTCTCCGCCAATTTTCTTGGGCTGGACAATGCCGCAACACCCTTCGGACTAAAGGCGATGGAAAGCCTTCAGGAGCTCAATCCCAATAAGGATGTAGCTTCCAATGCGCAGATCATGTTCCTTTGCCTGCATGCGGCAGGGTTTAACCTGATCCCCGTAAGTGTGATCGCCATCCGGGCCGCTCAGAATGCATCCGATCCTACGGATGTATTCATCCCCTGTATGATCGTCACTTTTGTGGGCACACTGGTGGCGCTCATTATCGTATCGCTCCGGCAAAAGGTCAACCTGTTCCAGCCGGTCATCCTGGTATGGCTGCTGGGGATCTCCGCTGTGGTGGTGGCGCTTGTACTCTATGTATCCTCGCTGAATGCCACTTCCATTCAATCCTTTTCGGGTATGCTGAGCAGCGGACTGATACTGCTGGTATTTATCCTGATCATCCTAGGGGGCGTTTATAAAAAGATCGATGTGTTCAGTGCCTTTATCGATGGCGCCAGGGGCGGATTTGATACGGCGATCAGGATCATCCCCTATATACTGGGGGTGCTGGTGGCCGTAAGCATGCTGCGTACCAGCGGTACTTTTGATATGGTGATCAACGGGATCAAGTATGTGTTTCATGCGATGGGTGCGGATACCCGGTTTGTGGATGCCCTGCCCACGGCGCTGATCCGGCCGCTCAGCGGTGGTGCTGCGCGGGGAATGATGGTGAGCACCATGACAACCTTTGGTCCGGATTCCTTTGCCAGCAAGCTTTCCGGGGTTTTCCAGGGTGCGGCGGATACCACTTTTTATGTGGTGGCCGTTTATTTTGGCGCAGTAGGTATTAAAAATACCCGGTATTCCATCGGTACCATGCTGCTGGCGGATCTGGCCGGTGTACTGACGGCGATCGGTATCAGTTATTTATTCTTTACTTAA